DNA from Tachypleus tridentatus isolate NWPU-2018 chromosome 8, ASM421037v1, whole genome shotgun sequence:
GacctaaagtaaaaaaaaaaaaagtctgaatCTGCTGCATCATAGAATCTAACAGGTGTATAGTTCAATAAGATTGCTTTGGTTCAAATTTTACTGGGCTCATAAAACCAGCTGTTGAGTTCGATACGTAACTGATACGTTTCGAAAGATGACCTTCTTTCACTTCAAATCCTTTTTTAAGATCTTGTTAGTAGTATCAGCTCTGCTCAGTTTCGTTGCAGTGAAGTGTTTGGGTCGAAAGGTTCCTTTTTTCTTTGGACTCCATTATTGTTATAAACGTTCTGCTAAGCGAGATTCTTTGCTTCCATGGAGAGCGTTCaaggttttataaatttttgtaatatttggttGTAGATTATTTAACACGGCATTTTTGGTTCTAGAACAATCAGCATAGTATTCTTTGGTTCCAGATTAGttaacaaaattattgaataaatattctCCTTCGAAAAAAGGATATGATATCTTTCAGTTCACTTATATCTTAGCCCCTTAGTTTTGGAAGGGAGGTTATAGTATatcttacttttattattaattaaatattcagtattAAACATGACATCTTTAGATTATTTacgtaatttgttatctctattGATTGAGTTCTTGTAGTAATACAAATATTCAGTTCTTTGAGCATCTAATATTACCCAGTTTACCATACTTCCGATCAGTTCTGTTTCATCTGCAAACTCTTTTTTATTCCCTTATTAAAGTCTCACATATTTAACGCCGTTTCTtgctttttatttgaaaattctaCATTTTATCTTTTCCTTCTTTATCCTGCTATCCAGTGGCATAATGGCAAATTACGAaccttataactttaaaaaccaTGAACACTACACGAACAAcgtattgtgtatctttgtgctcatgaaataaaatataaatcttttatccttttttcttttGCTCCCAATCAAGTGGTTACcactctttattttttttacagttgggTTTTCCTTATCGTCTCTtggttttatatacattttcattgCTATTCCTCCATCACTTCTTTATATAATAATCATCATTATAGACTCTTCGAATATTTCCCAGTTTACCATTCAGCTTTCTTCATGATCACCTCTATAACTTTCTGTTTAGTATCTTGAAACTTTGTTCTTCTTCCACTGTCATCTGAGTCTACGTTCTATCCAAATATTCTCTTCATCTCCATTCCCACATCTTTCGGTTGTTAGACTTGTTCTTATGTTTGAAACTGAAACCAGAAAAATGTACACTCATCCACACATGTATAGGACTAGCTTAAGATAGCTTAATTCGTTTCTCATTactttaaagtaatgttttggCCACCgtcattactttattttcaatgaaatgtATGCTCAAATTTGCCACATGTAACAGGGTATGATACTATGTACAACCAACCTCGATCGATTTTGTACATTTTCATcgtgctatttatatttttaattcccTTATCCATCTACAAGTCTGTGTTCCATAGTTAATTACTAATTTACGAGGTTTTCAAACACTTACAATAAGTTCACCTTTTCGCTGCGCTACGTGTTTGATTTATTCAATACCGACTGTGTTTTAACTCAGTATGGTTTTTTCACACTTTACCAGTTATTAATCCGTTATTACAGATACTTATCAGTTATTAATCTGTTATTACAGATACTTATCAGTTATTAATCTGTTATCAGAGATACTTATCAGTTATTAATCCATTATCAGAGATACTTATCAGTCATTAATTCGTTATTACAGATACTTATCagttattaattcattattacagATAGTTGTTATTCTTGATTTCATTTAtttgcaggcccggcatggccaagcatgttaaggcgtgcgactcgtaatctgagggtcgcgggttcacgtccctgtcgcgccaaacatgctcgctctttcagctgtgggggtgttataaagtgacggtcaatcccactattcgctggtaaaagagtagcccaagagttggcgatgggtggtgatgactagctgccttccctctagtcttacactgctaaattagggacggctagcacagatagccctcgagtagctttgtgcaaaattccaaaaaacaatcaattatttgcaaatatttccattttttattttacatctgaTCTCCTCTTGCTGAAAACATAATCATTGATTTAACGATATACTACTTGTTGTGCTAAATCTGTTTGGATATTTTACACTTCCATTGAGAacaatgaagattttttttagaGAATTTGTACTTTCATTGAGAacaatgaagattttttttagaGAATTTGTACTTTCATTGAGAACAATGAAGATTTCTTTCTGTACAGAATTTGTACTTCCATTGAGAACAATAAAAATTTCTTTCTATGAAGAATGgcgcagatagcttagttgctttgtgccataaaacaccaaaccaacctaCCAACTATGCAAAATTTAAACTTCCACGGAGAACAATGAAGGtttctttctttggtttgtttgttttttgaatttcgcacaaagctactcgagggctatctgtgctagccgtccctaagttagtagtgtaagactagagcgaggccatgccaggccctctttCTTTGGAAAATTTACACATCCATGGAAAACAATAAAGGTTTCCTTATACAAAATGTTGTATTCTTTGGctctacttattttaaaaatctagttATTCAATTGTTCTCTCTCGgatgcccggcatgaccagtggttaaagcactcgactagtTATCTaagggccgcaggttcgaatctccgtcacaccaaatatgctcgccccttcaaccgtggggtgttataatttggcgatcaatcccactatttgttggtaaaagactaaaCCAAGAGTTGTAGCTGGGTAATAATGACAAACAGCCtccgctctagtcttacactactaaattagggatggctagcgtagatagctttcgtgtagctcagcgtgaaattcaaaacaaaccaaaccaatcctctATCGGAAAAGGAcgtgaataacactatgtaacacaaattttgttcctggatagtatatgttatttcttaatagcttatgttgtaaaagtacagaaaatggccattattcccttcaaactttgcttttgtgacctggataatgaaatttagaaattagcctattttctatgtaaaaacgagcaaattttcatttacataagatctgaataaaacaatacatgaatcaagatttacatttatttatactgaagttatacaaaaatgtttagaagtgaatagtttttctaaATTTGTGGCGTTCAAactccagtatatcttggtggaagcgctcgccttgctcctctgaatatGCTCCCATTTTCTCCTTGATTTTATccagatgagcgtcaaggatatggactttctgagacatcctgcaacccattttgccgcagttcttcaccagagcctaaaccggttccacataattttcggccttgtgattgcccaagaagccccgaaccactgcgacaaggCTGTCCCAAGATTtattttccttcctactgagcttcttggagaattctgtgcactccaggatcttcttcatttgtggtccaacgaagatgCCAGCTTcgatctttgcctcagacagcttagggaagaagtctcgaaggtaatTGAAGGATGCAAACTTCTTACCAAGAACTGTAACAAAAGTGTTTCATAAgaccaaattttatgtgcaatggtgggcaCAACACCTTCTGGCGGTCCgctatatatttaaattttaaaatgcctaacatttgtataataaaaaatcttattattaaagcaagcaaaaattgtccgtcttaccttctacaGTTTTTCTTGCactgctcgcaggtaaaatgagatgcccagggtttgtcctgatccccgacaggcataccgaaatatgccttgtaggcttcacacattttagcagatgctgtcacaaagtAGCTTTTCTTTCTTGTCTTGATACGTTGGCCACATACATAACAAAATGCATTTGGAAAATGTTTGCAGCTTCCTGATGCAAAAAATCTGATAACATtaaataggtctatgtgttcacttaggcagctggaACTAAACTTAAGTGATGAGCCCCTGCATATATATTTCTACTGAAAGTtctcaaaaattttaaaagattcttgaaaattctcgtaagttctacaacattctagaaagttcttgaaaattcttgttaagttcgagaaaattctctatcagctacacagcactgaatctacttggaatgttctggaaaatgggtaaatttgaaaatttcattacccacgtcacaaaagcaaagtttgaagagaaaaataggtcttattcatttactttaggcataagcaattgaaaaGTAACACTTTCtttccaggaacaagaaaagtaaacattttgtaacatagCGTTACTTCTTCACCTGACCCTCGATGTTGTTGGCAATGCATAAAGAGATTATCAAGAATATTCGATTAATCATTTATATTATGTGTATCAAACccgaattttaatgttataaaccctCATGTTTACAGCTAAGACACAGGGTAAAGTTAAAAACACCCATGATTTGTTCTATGGTTGACCATGTACTGAAATTTACGATATTATTCCAGTTTCTGTGTAATATGgagtattttgtaattaaaataaaataagattttaccTCTAAGTAGTTTATTGTGTTAATATGAggtgtttcaaaacaaacaagtctatCTGAAAGACTGATTACAAGAATCCACACCATCTTAAATCAAGAAGTTTATTGTGTTGATATGtggtgttataaaataaaaacttctatcTGTAAGACTAATTAAGAGAATCTACACTCTATAAAATCAAGTAATTTATTGTGATAACTTGTGGTGTCTTAAAATAAACACCTCTACCtgtaaaactaattaaaagaATCCACACCATCTTAAATCAAGTAGTTTGTTGTGttaatatgtgacgttttaaTACAAACACGTCTACCTGAAGGATTGATTACTAGAATCCATACCGTCTTCAACAAAGTAATTTTTCGTTTTtatatgtgacgttttaaaacaaacacgTCTCCCTGTAAGACTAATTACAACAATACCCACCGTcttatatcaaatagtttattgtGCTAATACGTGATAATTGAAAAGAAACACGTCTATCTATTAGATTGATGGAAAAAATCCATACTGTCTTAAATCAAGTAGTTTATTGTCTTACTATGTGgcgtttaaaaaaaacaacatctacCTGTAATACTGATTACAAGAATCCATACCGTTTTAAATCAAGTAGTTTATTGTGTTAATATATGGCGTTTAACAGAGGCACTACTATCTGTAAGACTGATTAAAAGAATCCACTCCGTCATACATCAAGTAGTTTCTTGTGATTATATGcaacgttttaaaacaaacacgTCTATTTGTAAGACAGAGTACAACAATTCATACCGTCTTAAATCAACTAGTTATTGTCTTAATATGTTGCGTTTTAAAACAAACACGTCTAATTGTAAGACAGAGTACAACAATTCATACCGTCTTAAATCAACTAGTTATTGTCTTAATATGTTGCGTTTTAAAATAAGCATGTCTATCTGTAAGACTAATCAGAAGAATCCTCATCCTTTTAAATCAATCAGTTTGTTGTGTTAATATGAggattttaaaagaaacacttttatctATAAGACTACTTACAAGAATCCACACCATCTTAAATCAAGTTGTTTGCTGTGTTAATTTGtggtattttaaaagaaacacttctaTCTATAACACTGATTACAAGGAAACATACCGTCTAAGTTCAAGTAGTTTATCGAGTTAATATTTaacgttttaaaaaaaacacgtcTATGTGTGAGACTGATGAGAAGAATTCACACCCTTCTAAATCAAGAAGTAGATTTGCTTATATTTGGCGTTTTAAATAAACACGTCTATCTGTAATTCTGATTAAAAGAATCAACACTCTCTCAAATCAagaaatttgttgttaaaatatggcGTTTTAAAACAAACACGCCTATCTGTAAGAATGATTAGAAGAATCCACACCGTATTAAATCAACTAGtttattgtgttaatatgtgatgttttaaaacaaatacatctatctattacactgattacaaggatccacaccgtgtaaaccaagtagtttgttttgttaatatgtgacgttttaaaacaaatacatctatctattacactgattacaaggatccacaccgtgtaaaccaagtagtttgttttgttaatatgtgatgttttaaaacaaatacatctatctattacactgattacaaggatccacaccgtgtaaaccaagtagtttgttttgttaatatgtgatgttttaaaacaaatacatctatctattacactgattacaaggatccacaccgtgtaaaccaagtagtttgttttgtttgtatgtgacgtttgaaaacaaatacatctatctattacactgattacaaggatccacaccgtgtaaaccaagtagtttgttttgtttgtatgtgacgttttaaaacaaatacatctatctattacactgattacaaggatccacaccgtgtaaaccaagtagtttgttttgttaatatgtgatgttttaaaacaaatacatctatctattacactgattacaaggatccacaccgtgtaaaccaagtagtttgttttgttaatacgtgacgtttgaaaacaaatacatgatgttttaaaacaaatacatctatctattacactgattacaaggatccacaccgtgtaaaccaagtagtttgttttgtttgtatgtgacgttttaaaacaaatacatctatctattacactgattacaaggatccacaccgtgtaaaccaagtagtttgttttgttaatatgtgatgttttaaaacaaatacatctatctattacactgattacaaggatccacaccgtgtaaaccaagtagtttgttttgttaatatgtgacgttttaaaacaaatacatctatctattacactgattacaaggatccacaccgtgtaaaccaagtagtttgttttgttaatatgtgacgttttaaaacaaatacatctatctattacactgattacaaggatccacaccgtgtaaaccaagtagtttgttttgttaatatgtgatgttttaaaacaaatacatctatctattacactgattacaaggatccacaccgtgtaaaccaagtagtttgttttgttaatatgtgatgttttaaaacaaatacatctatctattacactgattacaaggatccacaccgtgtaaaccaagtagtttgttttgttaatatgtgacgttttaaaacaaatacatctatctattacactgattacaaggatccacaccgtgtaaaccaagtagtttgttttgttaatatgtgacgtttt
Protein-coding regions in this window:
- the LOC143224105 gene encoding uncharacterized protein LOC143224105, producing MGMSVKDMDFLRHPATHFAAVLHQSLNRFHIIFGLVIAQEAPNHCDKAVPRFIFLPTELLGEFCALQDLLHLWSNEDASFDLCLRQLREEVSKVIEGCKLLTKNCNKSVS